In Bufo gargarizans isolate SCDJY-AF-19 chromosome 5, ASM1485885v1, whole genome shotgun sequence, the following are encoded in one genomic region:
- the SOX4 gene encoding transcription factor SOX-4 — protein sequence MVQQSSNAENTEALLAGESSESGVGIELDMASSPTPGSTASTGGKADDPSWCKTPSGHIKRPMNAFMVWSQIERRKIMEQSPDMHNAEISKRLGKRWKQLKDSDKIPFIREAERLRLKHMADYPDYKYRPRKKVKSGASKPGEKGCGSPGGGAGNPGSCSSSSKPPLKKSSGAKLCSKPHAKLVLGGKAFPEQPCVLDHHSLYKSRSAGSSSRQAAPDSKKPKHRLYIFGAPGSSPMAVPASPTLSCSSSDPLSLYDDGAGSMHNSPDSPSEHDGYPRASSPAPSSSHSSSSAASSPSSASSSSSSSASSSDEELEDELLELNPSPGFESMSLGSFSAAALDRDLDFHLEAGSGSHFEFPDYCTPEVSEMISGDWLESSISNLVFTY from the coding sequence ATGGTGCAGCAGAGCAGCAACGCGGAGAACACGGAGGCGCTGCTGGCAGGAGAGAGCTCGGAGTCCGGGGTGGGCATCGAGCTGGATATGGCATCTTCTCCCACCCCGGGCTCTACTGCCTCCACCGGGGGCAAAGCCGATGACCCGAGCTGGTGCAAGACGCCCAGCGGCCACATCAAGAGACCGATGAACGCCTTCATGGTGTGGTCGCAGATCGAGCGGCGGAAGATCATGGAGCAGTCCCCGGACATGCACAACGCCGAGATCTCCAAGCGCCTGGGCAAGCGCTGGAAGCAGCTGAAAGACAGCGACAAGATCCCCTTCATCCGAGAGGCCGAGCGGCTGCGGCTCAAGCACATGGCCGACTACCCGGACTACAAGTACCGGCCCAGAAAGAAGGTCAAGTCTGGCGCCTCCAAGCCCGGGGAGAAGGGCTGCGGCAGCCcgggcggcggggcagggaacccCGGCAGCTGCAGCAGCTCCTCCAAGCCCCCGCTGAAGAAGAGCAGCGGCGCCAAGCTGTGCAGTAAGCCGCACGCCAAGCTGGTCCTGGGCGGCAAAGCCTTCCCCGAGCAGCCGTGTGTCCTGGACCACCACTCCCTGTACAAGTCCCGGAGCGCGGGCAGCTCCAGCCGGCAGGCCGCCCCGGACAGCAAGAAGCCCAAGCACCGGCTCTACATATTCGGCGCCCCCGGCTCGTCCCCCATGGCCGTGCCCGCCAGCCCGACCCTCAGCTGCAGCTCCAGCGACCCGCTCAGCCTGTACGACGACGGGGCCGGCTCCATGCACAATTCCCCGGACTCACCGTCCGAGCACGACGGCTACCCGAGGGCGTCCTCCCCGGCCCCGTCCTCCTCTCACTCCTCCTCTTCGGCTGcatcctccccctcctccgcatcctcctcctcctcttcatcggcTTCCTCCTCGGACGAGGAGCTGGAGGACGAGCTGCTGGAGCTCAACCCCAGCCCGGGCTTCGAGAGCATGTCGCTGGGCAGCTTCAGCGCGGCCGCCCTGGACAGGGACCTGGACTTCCACCTGGAGGCGGGCTCCGGCTCGCACTTCGAGTTCCCGGACTACTGCACGCCGGAGGTGAGCGAGATGATCTCCGGGGACTGGCTGGAGTCCAGCATCTCCAACCTGGTGTTCACCTACTGA